A window of the Pseudomonas furukawaii genome harbors these coding sequences:
- the lapD gene encoding cyclic di-GMP receptor LapD, with translation MSLFKQLLIAICLFLVVAFTGSFVVGLESSREQYANQLRSHAQDAATALGLSLTPHVDDPAMMELMVSSIFDSGYFESIRVIDLGTGKALVERSGVPDATGAEVPRWFVDLIDLRAEGGDALVSRGWEQAARVEVQSHPLFAIARLWRSALGSLGWLLVCGLVSAGLGAFLLRRQLKPLDYMVAQSHAIARREFLSLPELPRTPELRRVVQAMNQMVEKLKALFQEQAERSERLRDEAYKDSLTGLANRRYFEMQLQARLGAEDQANAGYLLLARVHDLSGLNQRLGGQRTDQLLLAVAELLAREAAGLGAGQLVARSRGGDFAVLAPGLMTEEAEQLALRLEGALANLVSTGAADALPVAHLGLALFNPGDDLAALLRLADEALAKAESQGERTWAMVIRGEAPRIGDERHAWHQLLDRALGQRQVQLYFQPVVDSREPARVLHYKVLSRLRDEAGEPIPAGRFLPWLQRFGWTSRLDLLMLERVLEQMAGHSETLALNLSGALLREPKMLEKAFELLRRHAQFGPRLVLELEEDQLPEQAALEQLTRRLRELGFSLSLQHFGGRFSMIGNLARLGLAYLKVDGSYIRSIDLEADKRLFIEAMQRAAHSIDLPLIAERVETQGELQVLREMGIQGVQGQLFGAPAPWR, from the coding sequence ATGTCCCTGTTCAAACAGTTGTTGATCGCCATCTGCCTGTTCCTGGTGGTCGCCTTCACCGGGAGTTTCGTGGTGGGGCTGGAGAGTTCCCGGGAGCAGTACGCCAACCAGCTGCGCTCCCACGCCCAGGACGCCGCCACCGCCCTGGGGTTGTCCCTGACGCCCCATGTGGACGACCCGGCGATGATGGAGCTGATGGTCAGCTCCATCTTCGACAGCGGTTATTTCGAGAGCATCCGGGTGATCGACCTCGGGACCGGCAAGGCCCTGGTGGAGCGTTCCGGCGTGCCTGATGCGACGGGCGCCGAGGTGCCCCGATGGTTCGTCGACCTGATCGACCTGCGCGCCGAAGGTGGCGACGCCCTGGTCAGCCGGGGTTGGGAGCAGGCGGCGCGGGTGGAGGTGCAGAGTCACCCGCTGTTCGCCATCGCGAGGCTCTGGCGCAGCGCCCTGGGCAGCCTGGGCTGGCTGCTGGTCTGTGGCCTGGTCAGCGCCGGGCTGGGGGCCTTCCTGTTGCGCCGCCAGCTCAAGCCGCTGGACTACATGGTGGCCCAGTCCCACGCCATCGCCCGTCGGGAATTCCTCAGCCTGCCGGAGCTGCCGCGCACCCCGGAGCTGCGCCGCGTGGTGCAGGCGATGAACCAGATGGTGGAGAAGCTCAAGGCGCTGTTCCAGGAGCAGGCCGAGCGCAGCGAGCGCCTGCGGGACGAGGCCTACAAGGACAGCCTGACCGGCCTGGCCAACCGTCGTTACTTCGAGATGCAGCTGCAGGCGCGACTGGGCGCCGAGGACCAGGCCAATGCCGGCTACCTCCTGCTGGCGCGTGTCCATGATCTGTCCGGCTTGAACCAGCGCCTGGGTGGCCAGCGCACCGACCAGTTGTTGCTGGCGGTGGCCGAGTTGCTCGCCCGCGAGGCGGCGGGGCTGGGCGCCGGTCAGCTGGTGGCCCGCAGCCGAGGGGGGGATTTCGCGGTGCTGGCGCCGGGCCTGATGACCGAGGAGGCCGAGCAGCTGGCGCTGCGCCTGGAAGGAGCCCTGGCCAACCTGGTCAGCACGGGGGCGGCGGATGCGCTGCCGGTGGCCCATCTGGGCCTGGCGCTGTTCAACCCGGGGGACGACCTGGCGGCGCTGCTGCGGCTGGCCGACGAGGCCCTGGCCAAGGCGGAAAGCCAGGGCGAGCGCACCTGGGCGATGGTGATCCGGGGCGAGGCCCCCCGCATCGGCGACGAGCGTCACGCCTGGCACCAGTTGCTGGACCGCGCGCTGGGCCAGCGTCAGGTTCAGCTCTACTTCCAGCCGGTGGTGGACAGCCGCGAACCCGCCCGGGTGCTGCACTACAAGGTGCTTTCGCGCCTGCGCGACGAGGCGGGCGAGCCGATTCCCGCCGGCCGCTTCCTGCCCTGGTTGCAGCGCTTCGGCTGGACCTCCCGTCTTGACCTGCTGATGCTGGAACGGGTGCTGGAGCAGATGGCCGGCCACAGCGAGACCCTGGCGCTGAACCTGTCCGGTGCCCTGCTGCGGGAGCCGAAGATGCTGGAGAAGGCCTTCGAGTTGCTCCGTCGCCATGCCCAGTTCGGTCCGCGCCTGGTGCTGGAACTGGAGGAAGACCAACTGCCCGAACAGGCGGCGCTGGAGCAGCTGACCCGGCGTCTGCGGGAGCTGGGGTTCAGCCTCAGCCTGCAGCACTTCGGCGGCCGCTTCAGCATGATCGGCAATCTGGCGCGGTTGGGACTGGCCTACCTGAAGGTGGACGGCAGCTACATCCGTTCCATCGACCTGGAGGCGGACAAGCGCCTGTTCATCGAGGCCATGCAGCGCGCCGCCCACAGCATCGACCTGCCGCTGATCGCCGAACGGGTGGAAACCCAGGGCGAGCTGCAGGTGCTGCGGGAAATGGGGATACAGGGTGTGCAGGGCCAGCTCTTCGGGGCGCCGGCGCCCTGGCGTTGA